One part of the Streptomyces nigra genome encodes these proteins:
- a CDS encoding CU044_5270 family protein, whose amino-acid sequence MNASPSHRPHPAEWTETQSLLPCVERDLPAGRHQFHKEQLMAQIHEDLRTTTRPEAPKRRPNPFLRRTVLLPAAALALAGAVAGAFALTSGAPDDGRTVLATGPALTTTVGAVDAKGAPRLLDQISLAAADTSAPAPQKGQYIYIESQVASTYPKSVGDTTTVVSEELHPRRVWNSLDGKDGWLIEPGRTGDEGITLASKVRLAGAYDVLAALPTDPDALLRHIYRESDAARDHEVPRDQAAFVAIGDLLTESYPPAEVSAALYKAAAKIPGVVAVKDAVDAMGRHGVAIAREDATGGERVEWIFDKKTLRFLGERIVVVKSVADSPFKVGTVTFTSAITRRAVVDANKQIPGTAG is encoded by the coding sequence ATGAACGCCAGCCCCTCCCACCGGCCGCACCCGGCTGAGTGGACGGAGACGCAGAGCCTGCTGCCCTGTGTCGAGCGGGATCTGCCGGCGGGCCGCCACCAGTTCCACAAGGAGCAGTTGATGGCCCAGATCCACGAAGACCTGCGCACCACCACCCGCCCGGAGGCCCCGAAGCGCCGCCCCAACCCGTTCCTGCGCCGTACGGTCCTGCTGCCGGCCGCCGCCCTGGCGCTGGCCGGAGCGGTCGCGGGCGCCTTTGCCCTCACCTCGGGGGCCCCGGACGACGGCAGGACCGTCCTGGCCACCGGGCCCGCCCTGACCACCACCGTCGGCGCCGTCGACGCCAAGGGCGCACCCCGGCTGCTCGACCAGATCTCCCTCGCCGCCGCGGACACCTCCGCGCCCGCCCCGCAAAAGGGCCAGTACATCTACATCGAGTCGCAGGTGGCCAGCACCTACCCCAAGTCCGTCGGCGACACCACCACGGTGGTCAGCGAGGAGCTGCACCCCCGCAGGGTGTGGAACTCCCTCGACGGCAAGGACGGCTGGCTGATCGAGCCCGGCCGGACCGGCGACGAGGGCATCACCCTGGCCAGCAAGGTCAGGTTGGCCGGGGCCTACGACGTCCTCGCCGCGCTGCCCACCGACCCCGACGCGCTGCTGCGCCACATCTACCGCGAGTCGGACGCCGCCCGGGACCACGAAGTGCCGCGCGACCAGGCCGCGTTCGTGGCCATCGGCGATCTGCTGACCGAGAGCTACCCGCCCGCCGAGGTCAGCGCGGCCCTCTACAAGGCCGCCGCGAAGATCCCCGGGGTCGTCGCCGTGAAAGACGCCGTCGACGCCATGGGCCGCCACGGGGTGGCCATCGCCCGGGAGGACGCCACCGGAGGCGAGCGCGTCGAGTGGATCTTCGACAAGAAGACACTGCGCTTCCTCGGCGAGCGGATCGTCGTGGTCAAGTCGGTGGCGGACAGCCCGTTCAAGGTGGGCACGGTCACTTTCACCAGCGCGATCACCCGCCGCGCCGTCGTCGACGCCAACAAGCAGATCCCCGGCACGGCGGGCTGA
- a CDS encoding universal stress protein: MARTITVGLDGSSESRAAAEWAAREATLRQVPVRLVHVWQPVPEPMAQAPLLGAETHQHWSERIPRDAAEGLRLRHPGVEVITEQRAGAPAEVLLEASRDAELLVLGSRALSGLTGFLVGSVGQSVVARAKVPVVLVRAGEQAADEHMKDPAGIPSAATGFRPVVLGLDTGNPDDTVLSFAFDEARRREATLTVVAGWNLPPSYVYRLAAGVDPREEMSRERAAALTEVLRPWREKYPDVEVTERSRLGSPANHLIDAARDASLVVVGRRVRRSPVGIHIGAVTHAVMHHATAPVAVVAHD; this comes from the coding sequence ATGGCCCGCACGATCACCGTGGGACTGGACGGCTCGAGCGAGAGCCGGGCGGCCGCCGAGTGGGCGGCCCGCGAGGCGACGCTGCGCCAGGTGCCGGTACGGCTGGTCCACGTGTGGCAGCCGGTCCCGGAGCCGATGGCACAGGCCCCGCTCCTCGGCGCCGAGACGCACCAGCACTGGAGCGAGCGGATCCCCCGGGACGCCGCCGAGGGGCTGAGGCTGCGGCACCCCGGTGTCGAGGTGATCACCGAACAGCGGGCCGGGGCTCCGGCGGAGGTGCTGCTCGAAGCCTCTCGGGACGCGGAACTGCTGGTGCTGGGCTCGCGTGCCCTGAGCGGCCTCACGGGCTTCCTGGTCGGCTCCGTCGGCCAGTCGGTCGTCGCCCGCGCGAAGGTGCCCGTGGTGCTGGTCCGGGCGGGCGAACAGGCCGCCGACGAGCACATGAAGGACCCCGCCGGCATCCCGTCCGCCGCCACCGGCTTCCGGCCCGTCGTCCTGGGCCTGGACACCGGGAACCCTGACGACACGGTCCTCTCCTTCGCGTTCGACGAGGCCCGGCGCCGCGAGGCCACGCTCACCGTCGTCGCCGGCTGGAACCTCCCGCCGTCGTACGTCTACCGCCTGGCCGCCGGTGTCGACCCCCGCGAGGAGATGAGCCGTGAGCGGGCCGCCGCCCTCACCGAGGTGCTGCGGCCGTGGCGGGAGAAGTACCCGGACGTCGAGGTGACCGAACGGTCCCGGCTCGGCAGCCCCGCGAACCATCTCATCGACGCGGCCCGCGACGCCTCCCTCGTGGTCGTCGGCCGCCGGGTGCGCCGCAGCCCCGTCGGCATCCACATCGGCGCGGTCACTCACGCGGTCATGCATCACGCCACCGCCCCCGTCGCCGTCGTCGCACACGACTGA
- a CDS encoding RNA polymerase sigma factor encodes MTTDRRARVRNGDPDAFAELFDECARAVYNHAFRLTADWSTAEDVMSTTFMEAWRRRDTVDAEGGTLRPWLLGIATNVARSHHRGDRRYRAAVSAAAAAMEDVEDHAEAIAGRVDDRRTLQATLTALSLLKRPEREVLTLCLHEGMAYAEVARVLGIPVGTVRSRLSRARGRLRKLTDAQLLHEKREPTPANRQIQDDRGYTVRSAQEGTR; translated from the coding sequence GTGACGACAGACAGACGAGCGCGGGTGCGCAACGGGGACCCGGATGCCTTCGCGGAACTTTTCGACGAGTGCGCCCGCGCGGTGTACAACCACGCCTTCCGCCTGACCGCCGACTGGTCGACGGCCGAGGACGTCATGTCGACGACGTTCATGGAGGCCTGGCGGCGCCGGGACACGGTCGACGCCGAAGGCGGCACGCTGCGGCCGTGGTTGCTCGGCATCGCCACCAACGTGGCCCGCTCCCACCACCGCGGCGACCGCCGCTACCGCGCCGCCGTGAGCGCGGCCGCGGCGGCGATGGAGGACGTCGAGGACCACGCCGAGGCGATCGCCGGACGCGTGGACGACCGGCGCACGCTCCAGGCCACGCTGACCGCACTGAGCCTGCTCAAACGCCCCGAGCGCGAGGTGCTGACCCTGTGTCTGCACGAGGGGATGGCGTACGCCGAGGTGGCGCGCGTCCTCGGGATCCCCGTCGGGACCGTCCGCTCCCGCCTGTCCCGCGCCCGCGGCAGGCTGCGCAAACTCACCGACGCGCAACTGCTCCACGAAAAACGGGAACCCACCCCCGCAAACCGGCAGATACAGGATGACCGCGGATACACGGTCCGGTCCGCACAGGAAGGAACCCGATGA
- a CDS encoding MerR family transcriptional regulator, which translates to MDGGTLYSIGELARRTGLTVKTIRFYSDRGIVEPAGRTHAGYRLYAPDTAARLALVRTLRELGLGLPVIRKVVDQELTLSEVATEHIAALDAQIGILRLRRVVLTAAARRAPTPEEMERMHQLATLSEAERRRLIDDFLDSVFEGPHGGAQYAAARRSMTPELPKDPTDEQINAWVELAELSLDPDFRATVRRLHAAALPDDAPTPPRPDLIAVVRDLAGPAVARGIDPESPQADPVVADLTAHCTQARGRPDDAEPHRWLLHRLHTAADPRRDRYVGLLALINDWPAPERLSPVIDWSVTALRIRAA; encoded by the coding sequence ATGGACGGCGGCACCCTGTACTCGATCGGCGAACTGGCCCGGCGCACCGGGCTGACGGTCAAGACCATCCGGTTCTACTCCGATCGGGGCATCGTCGAGCCCGCGGGCCGCACCCACGCCGGCTACCGGCTCTACGCCCCGGACACCGCCGCCCGCCTCGCCCTCGTGCGGACGCTGCGGGAACTGGGCCTCGGCCTGCCCGTGATCCGGAAGGTCGTGGACCAGGAACTCACCCTGAGCGAAGTCGCCACGGAACACATCGCCGCACTCGACGCGCAGATCGGCATCCTGCGTCTCCGACGGGTCGTCCTGACAGCCGCCGCCCGACGAGCACCCACCCCCGAGGAGATGGAACGCATGCACCAGCTGGCCACGCTGTCCGAAGCCGAACGCAGGCGCCTGATCGACGACTTCCTCGACAGCGTCTTCGAAGGCCCCCACGGCGGCGCCCAGTACGCCGCGGCTCGGCGTTCCATGACACCCGAGCTCCCCAAGGACCCCACGGACGAACAGATCAACGCGTGGGTGGAGTTGGCCGAACTGTCTCTGGACCCGGACTTCCGCGCCACCGTGCGGCGCCTGCACGCCGCTGCCCTGCCGGACGACGCTCCCACGCCACCTCGCCCCGACCTGATCGCCGTCGTCCGGGATCTCGCAGGCCCCGCCGTGGCACGCGGCATCGACCCCGAATCGCCCCAGGCAGATCCCGTCGTCGCGGACCTCACCGCCCACTGCACACAGGCCCGCGGCCGCCCGGACGACGCCGAGCCGCACCGATGGCTGCTGCACCGCCTGCACACCGCGGCCGATCCCCGCAGGGACCGTTACGTCGGCCTGCTCGCACTGATCAACGACTGGCCGGCACCGGAACGCCTCAGCCCGGTGATCGACTGGTCCGTGACGGCCCTGCGCATCCGGGCAGCCTGA
- a CDS encoding FG-GAP-like repeat-containing protein, which produces MRKRTLLMSATLLASGLSPLVATGAQAASGAPGDIDKDGYRDVVVSAPDAKVSGHAKAGAVVVLYGTARGIDPSRRTVLTQNSTGVPGTAEAGDRFGAAVAVHDVNRDGYSDLVVGAPGEDVDGDDGGGSVTVVYGAASGLTKARTVADPWPSTHDAWGRTLAVGVYNGLNPVNDGKLSIAIGANDAEVTYMPADLSAQSGTSGNGFMFNPAHGIVALTQVDLPNTDNDRLIVHGRGVWDGGWGYDGTGDDPATWLADPAGFEGTQLPAGTVSAVGDLNGNGSPDLVVGNPEDPSQSPGTALGGQVTVYFDAGYGGSPSSVQTITQDTSGVPGAGEAKDRFGASVAVGDTDKDGRADLVIGAPGENGNSGSVIVVRGTAGRLDTAHARTWTQNTAGVAGTSETGDTFGAAVRVLDTNKDGHGDLLVGAPGENGGAGSLWLLRGSATSVTATGSVNVGPGGAGLGSSGAAHFAQVVTGP; this is translated from the coding sequence GTGCGCAAACGCACCCTGCTGATGTCCGCGACGCTGCTCGCGTCGGGCCTGTCCCCGCTCGTCGCGACAGGAGCGCAGGCCGCTTCCGGGGCTCCGGGCGACATCGACAAGGACGGCTATCGGGACGTCGTCGTGTCGGCCCCGGACGCCAAGGTCTCCGGGCACGCCAAGGCCGGGGCCGTGGTGGTCCTGTACGGCACCGCACGCGGGATCGACCCGTCCCGGCGCACGGTGCTGACCCAGAACTCCACCGGTGTGCCGGGTACCGCCGAGGCCGGCGACCGCTTCGGCGCCGCCGTGGCCGTCCACGACGTGAACCGCGACGGCTACAGCGACCTCGTGGTCGGCGCGCCCGGCGAGGACGTCGACGGGGACGACGGGGGCGGCTCCGTCACCGTCGTGTACGGCGCCGCCTCCGGCCTCACGAAAGCAAGGACGGTCGCCGACCCCTGGCCGTCGACGCACGACGCCTGGGGACGCACGCTCGCCGTGGGCGTCTACAACGGACTCAACCCCGTCAACGACGGCAAGCTGTCCATCGCCATCGGCGCCAACGACGCCGAAGTCACCTACATGCCGGCCGACCTGTCCGCGCAGTCCGGCACTTCCGGCAACGGGTTCATGTTCAATCCGGCCCACGGCATCGTCGCCCTGACCCAGGTCGACCTGCCCAACACCGACAACGACCGGCTGATCGTCCACGGCCGTGGAGTGTGGGACGGCGGCTGGGGGTACGACGGCACAGGCGACGACCCGGCCACCTGGCTCGCCGACCCGGCCGGGTTCGAGGGCACCCAACTGCCCGCGGGCACGGTCTCCGCCGTGGGCGACCTGAACGGCAACGGATCGCCCGACCTGGTCGTCGGCAACCCCGAGGACCCCTCCCAGAGCCCCGGGACCGCGCTCGGCGGGCAGGTGACCGTCTACTTCGACGCCGGATACGGCGGTTCGCCGAGCAGCGTCCAGACCATCACCCAGGACACCTCCGGCGTACCCGGAGCCGGTGAGGCCAAGGACCGCTTCGGTGCCTCCGTCGCCGTCGGCGACACCGACAAGGACGGCCGGGCGGACCTTGTGATCGGCGCCCCGGGCGAGAACGGGAACAGCGGATCCGTCATCGTCGTCCGCGGCACCGCGGGACGGCTCGACACCGCCCACGCCCGCACCTGGACCCAGAACACCGCGGGAGTGGCGGGAACCTCGGAGACCGGCGACACCTTCGGTGCGGCCGTTCGCGTCCTCGACACGAACAAGGACGGCCACGGCGACCTGCTCGTCGGCGCCCCCGGCGAGAACGGCGGAGCGGGCAGCCTGTGGCTCCTGCGCGGCTCGGCCACGTCCGTCACGGCCACCGGCTCGGTCAACGTCGGTCCCGGCGGCGCCGGGCTCGGCTCGAGCGGTGCCGCACACTTCGCCCAGGTGGTGACCGGACCGTGA
- a CDS encoding cytochrome ubiquinol oxidase subunit I produces MLTLDAVLNGLATAADEPAQLLPARQQMAFTLGFHIILVPFGVALTSLTLIAHYRGLRRGDSTALLLARRWSKAAAVLFAVGAVTGTVLTFELGVLWPGLMGTYGAAFGFPFSIEGLFFFLEAIFVSIYIYGWNRLPPWGHFWTGVPVSLSGIGGTASVVAANSWMNQPGGITMRDGKVVDVRPSEVFFNGAFWGETIHMLLAAYIVAGFTVASVYAVGLLRGRDNGYHRTGFLIGFVTAACLMPIQLFVGDTLARDVFNDEPAKFAAIEMVPTTDDHVPETLGGVLIDGEVRYGWQIPDLGSILADFSPSTTIKGLDAIPADVRPSDRTVSIVHLAFDVMVGTGTLLALLAAWFAWLWYRHRQVPRNRWFLRACAVSGLVAVICLESGWVVTEVGRQPWTVVGLLLTKDAVTTEGNIWALFACVLALYCAVAAAAIWVLRSMRRRWRAEGDDNVTVPYGPAPEPEPVAARPGPREQ; encoded by the coding sequence ATGCTCACACTCGACGCGGTCCTCAACGGTCTCGCCACCGCTGCGGACGAGCCCGCCCAATTACTCCCCGCCCGCCAGCAGATGGCCTTCACGCTCGGCTTCCACATCATCCTGGTCCCGTTCGGCGTGGCCCTGACCAGCCTCACCCTCATCGCCCACTACCGGGGCCTGCGGCGTGGCGACTCCACCGCCCTGCTGCTGGCCCGGCGCTGGTCGAAGGCGGCGGCCGTCCTGTTCGCCGTCGGTGCGGTCACCGGGACCGTTCTCACCTTCGAACTGGGCGTGCTGTGGCCCGGGTTGATGGGGACCTACGGGGCGGCGTTCGGCTTTCCCTTCTCCATCGAGGGCCTGTTCTTCTTCCTCGAGGCGATCTTCGTCTCGATCTACATCTACGGCTGGAACCGGCTGCCCCCATGGGGGCACTTCTGGACCGGGGTGCCGGTCTCCCTGTCCGGCATCGGCGGCACCGCCTCCGTCGTCGCCGCCAACAGCTGGATGAACCAGCCGGGCGGCATCACGATGCGTGACGGGAAGGTCGTCGACGTCCGGCCGTCCGAGGTGTTCTTCAACGGCGCGTTCTGGGGCGAGACCATCCACATGCTGCTGGCCGCGTACATCGTGGCCGGCTTCACCGTCGCCAGTGTGTACGCCGTGGGCCTGCTGCGGGGCCGGGACAACGGCTACCACCGCACCGGGTTCCTCATCGGCTTCGTCACGGCGGCCTGTCTGATGCCCATCCAGCTGTTCGTGGGCGACACGCTCGCCCGAGACGTCTTCAACGACGAACCCGCCAAGTTCGCCGCCATCGAGATGGTGCCGACCACCGACGACCACGTCCCGGAGACGCTGGGCGGCGTCCTGATCGACGGCGAGGTCCGCTACGGCTGGCAGATCCCCGACCTCGGCTCGATCCTGGCCGACTTCTCGCCGTCCACGACGATCAAGGGGCTCGACGCGATCCCCGCCGACGTACGGCCCAGCGACCGCACCGTGAGCATCGTCCACCTCGCCTTCGACGTCATGGTCGGCACGGGCACCCTGCTGGCGCTGCTCGCCGCGTGGTTCGCCTGGCTCTGGTACCGGCACCGGCAGGTGCCGCGGAACCGCTGGTTCCTGCGCGCCTGCGCCGTCAGCGGCCTCGTCGCCGTGATCTGCCTGGAGAGCGGGTGGGTCGTCACCGAGGTGGGGCGGCAGCCGTGGACCGTCGTCGGCCTGCTGCTGACCAAGGACGCGGTCACCACCGAAGGCAACATCTGGGCGCTGTTCGCATGCGTACTCGCTCTGTACTGCGCGGTCGCCGCGGCGGCGATCTGGGTGCTGCGCTCGATGCGGCGGCGCTGGCGCGCCGAAGGGGACGACAACGTCACCGTGCCCTACGGCCCGGCGCCCGAGCCCGAGCCCGTGGCCGCCCGGCCGGGACCGAGGGAGCAGTAG
- a CDS encoding lipoate--protein ligase family protein, producing MHGEYKVPGGKLVVVDVEVEDGVLRHPQVAGDFFLEPDEALHAVNRALDGAPADTDAAGLASRIDRALPEGTVMYGLTSEAVGIAVRRALAHATDWTDYDWQLIYDGPQSPGLHMALDEVLTAEVAAGRRPPTLRVWEWAAPAVIIGSFQSLRNEVDAQGAERHGIEVVRRISGGGAMFVEPGNTITYSLSVPDSLVQGLSFQDSYAYLDDWVLDALGEMGIKAWYQPLNDIATEQGKIAGAAQKRLVGPDGGPGAVLHHVTMAYDIDADKMLEVLRTGREKLSDKGTKSAKKRVDPLRWQTGLPRREVIEGLVDSFRRRYGLTDGKVTDEELARAQELVRTKFSTPEWTTRVP from the coding sequence GTGCACGGTGAGTACAAGGTTCCCGGCGGCAAGCTCGTCGTGGTGGACGTCGAGGTGGAGGACGGGGTGCTGCGGCACCCGCAGGTGGCCGGTGACTTCTTCCTGGAGCCGGACGAGGCGCTCCACGCGGTCAACCGGGCTCTCGACGGCGCCCCCGCCGACACCGACGCGGCCGGTCTGGCGAGCCGTATCGACCGGGCCCTGCCCGAGGGGACCGTCATGTACGGGCTGACCTCGGAGGCGGTCGGCATCGCGGTGCGGCGGGCACTCGCCCACGCCACGGACTGGACCGACTACGACTGGCAGCTGATCTACGACGGTCCGCAGAGCCCGGGGCTGCACATGGCCCTGGACGAGGTGCTCACCGCGGAGGTCGCCGCCGGACGCCGCCCGCCGACGCTGCGGGTGTGGGAGTGGGCCGCACCGGCGGTGATCATCGGCAGCTTCCAGTCGCTGCGCAACGAGGTCGACGCGCAGGGCGCCGAGCGGCACGGCATCGAGGTCGTCCGCCGTATCTCGGGCGGCGGAGCGATGTTCGTGGAGCCCGGCAACACGATCACGTACTCGCTGTCGGTGCCGGACTCTCTCGTCCAGGGGCTGTCGTTCCAGGACAGCTACGCCTACCTCGACGACTGGGTGCTGGACGCGCTCGGCGAGATGGGCATCAAGGCCTGGTACCAGCCGCTGAACGACATCGCCACCGAGCAGGGCAAGATCGCCGGTGCGGCGCAGAAGCGCCTCGTGGGACCGGACGGCGGGCCCGGAGCCGTTCTGCACCACGTGACCATGGCGTACGACATCGACGCCGACAAGATGCTCGAGGTGCTGCGCACCGGCCGGGAGAAGCTGTCGGACAAGGGCACCAAGAGCGCGAAGAAGCGGGTGGACCCGCTGCGCTGGCAGACCGGTCTGCCCCGGCGGGAGGTCATCGAGGGGCTGGTCGACTCCTTCCGGCGCCGCTACGGCCTGACCGACGGCAAGGTCACGGACGAGGAGCTGGCCCGGGCGCAGGAGCTCGTCCGCACCAAGTTCTCCACGCCCGAGTGGACGACACGCGTGCCCTGA
- a CDS encoding MFS transporter, whose translation MTEPRQRSFPWYVVAAVVFAVGMAGTTLPTPLYGLYREEIGFSQFLITVIFAVYAVGVIVALLLAGNFSDVLGRRPIIFTALVLSVLSALCFLFEDGLPLLFVGRVFSGFAAGLLSGAATAAVTDLARPDERARAAFAATAANMGGLGCGPLLAGVLAEYAPHPLRLPYLVHIGMLAVAMVLVAALPESVHRPVPRPPLRPEGMVVPPQTRSVFVPAGLASFAGFSVLGLFTAVAPSFAAQYLGVDNLAVAGAIVLTVFLASTAGQLTGRTGPGRALPLGCAILIAGCVLIGSSLLAESLWVLIAGAVVAGIGQGMSFRASVAGVARAAPEEQRGATISALFVAAYVGISLPVVGIGALSVPLGLRSAGLIFVGCVIVVAAAVTVHLARRSSVTEPRTDTVGR comes from the coding sequence ATGACGGAACCCAGGCAGCGGAGTTTCCCTTGGTACGTCGTCGCGGCCGTGGTGTTCGCCGTGGGCATGGCCGGCACCACACTGCCCACCCCGCTGTACGGGCTGTACCGCGAGGAGATCGGCTTCTCGCAGTTCCTGATCACGGTGATCTTCGCCGTGTACGCCGTCGGGGTCATCGTCGCCCTGCTGCTGGCCGGCAACTTCTCCGACGTGCTGGGCCGCCGGCCGATCATCTTCACCGCGCTCGTACTGTCGGTCCTCTCCGCGCTCTGCTTCCTCTTCGAGGACGGACTCCCGCTGCTGTTCGTGGGCCGGGTGTTCTCGGGGTTCGCGGCCGGGCTGCTCAGCGGCGCCGCCACGGCGGCCGTCACCGACCTGGCCCGCCCCGACGAGCGGGCGCGAGCCGCGTTCGCGGCCACCGCGGCCAACATGGGCGGGCTGGGGTGCGGACCGCTGCTGGCCGGGGTCCTCGCCGAGTACGCCCCGCATCCCCTGCGGCTGCCCTATCTGGTCCATATCGGCATGCTGGCGGTCGCCATGGTCCTGGTCGCGGCCCTGCCCGAGTCCGTGCACCGGCCCGTTCCGCGCCCGCCTCTGCGTCCCGAGGGCATGGTCGTGCCGCCACAGACGCGGTCCGTCTTCGTGCCGGCCGGGCTGGCTTCGTTCGCCGGTTTCTCGGTGCTGGGGCTGTTCACCGCCGTCGCCCCGTCGTTCGCCGCGCAGTACCTGGGCGTCGACAACCTGGCCGTGGCCGGTGCGATCGTGCTGACGGTGTTCCTGGCCTCCACCGCCGGGCAGCTGACGGGCCGTACGGGTCCGGGCCGCGCCCTGCCGCTGGGCTGCGCCATCCTGATCGCCGGGTGCGTGCTCATCGGCAGTTCCCTCCTCGCGGAGTCCCTGTGGGTGCTGATCGCGGGCGCCGTCGTCGCCGGGATCGGGCAGGGCATGTCGTTCCGCGCGTCGGTCGCCGGGGTGGCGCGGGCAGCGCCCGAGGAGCAGCGCGGCGCGACGATCTCCGCGCTCTTCGTCGCCGCCTACGTCGGCATCTCGCTGCCGGTGGTCGGCATCGGCGCCCTGTCCGTCCCGCTCGGGCTGAGGAGCGCGGGGCTGATCTTCGTCGGGTGCGTCATCGTCGTCGCGGCGGCGGTGACGGTCCATCTGGCCCGGCGCAGCAGCGTCACCGAGCCGCGTACCGACACGGTCGGCCGGTGA
- a CDS encoding cytochrome d ubiquinol oxidase subunit II: MQDTVAILLFVGVIAYALLGGADFGAGFWDLTAGGAERGRRPRHLIDTSIGPVWEANHTWLIYCLVILWSGFPTAFTAITTTLYLPLILAGLGIVLRGAAFAFRHNAMRTPEQRLYGALFAVSSVLTPYSFGAIAGAIASGRVPTGGNGNAVAGWNHPTSHLGGILAVVVCAYLAAVYLHVEARRADDPGLARYFRDRGLAAGVAAGAVSVAGIFVLHSDAERLFHDLSHVALPLVIGAAVCGIACMLLLLTDRRVLLRQTAAAAVALVVCGWGVAQYPYLLGTHLTLDEAASPRATLQVLIVVACVAGVTVLPSLILLFRLAGRGRLTIH, from the coding sequence ATGCAGGACACCGTCGCCATCCTCCTGTTCGTCGGCGTGATCGCCTACGCCCTGCTCGGCGGGGCCGACTTCGGGGCCGGGTTCTGGGACCTCACCGCCGGGGGCGCCGAGCGGGGCCGCCGCCCCCGGCACCTCATCGACACCTCCATCGGCCCCGTGTGGGAGGCCAACCACACCTGGCTCATCTACTGCCTGGTCATCCTCTGGTCCGGATTCCCCACCGCGTTCACCGCGATCACCACCACGCTGTATCTGCCGCTGATCCTGGCCGGCCTGGGGATCGTGCTGCGCGGAGCCGCGTTCGCCTTCCGCCACAACGCCATGCGCACCCCCGAACAGCGGCTGTACGGCGCTCTGTTCGCGGTGTCCAGCGTCCTGACGCCGTACAGCTTCGGCGCCATCGCCGGTGCCATCGCCTCCGGGCGTGTCCCCACGGGCGGCAACGGCAACGCGGTGGCCGGCTGGAACCATCCGACCTCCCACCTGGGCGGGATCCTGGCCGTCGTGGTGTGCGCCTACCTGGCCGCCGTGTACCTGCACGTGGAGGCGCGGCGTGCGGACGACCCCGGGCTGGCCCGGTACTTCCGCGACCGGGGGCTCGCCGCGGGCGTGGCGGCGGGCGCGGTGTCCGTCGCCGGCATCTTCGTCCTGCACTCCGACGCCGAACGGCTGTTCCACGACCTCAGCCATGTCGCCCTGCCGCTGGTCATCGGTGCCGCGGTGTGCGGCATCGCCTGCATGCTTCTGCTGCTCACCGACCGAAGGGTCCTGCTGCGGCAGACGGCCGCGGCGGCCGTCGCGCTCGTGGTGTGCGGGTGGGGTGTCGCCCAGTACCCGTACCTCCTCGGCACCCACCTGACCCTCGACGAGGCCGCCTCACCCCGGGCCACGCTGCAGGTGCTGATCGTCGTCGCGTGCGTCGCCGGGGTCACGGTCCTTCCGTCCCTGATCCTGCTGTTCCGGCTGGCGGGGCGGGGCCGTCTCACGATCCACTGA
- a CDS encoding RNA polymerase subunit sigma-70 — MSTDTRPAEDLAPTRLDDIGEQEFSGLAERHRRELHVHCYRMLGSFEDAEDTVQETFLRAWRRRETFEGRSTFRAWLYRIATNACLDLLAKCRPEPATGGEVPWLQPYPDRLLDELFADDADEPEAVAVARETIELAYLVAVQHLAPRPRAVLILRDVLGWPAKEVAEFLGDSVNSVNSALQRARARLREHLPAERQDWTGDEEDAATRDLVRRFTEASVATDIPALTAMLRDDVRFAMPPTQGLTVGRDTVVAGWIEDGYEGMKGLRPVPTAVNRQPAVAYYLWQGQEGAYLPLTIDVLRITGGAITEITTFDSDQFPHLGLPARLAADGTERR; from the coding sequence ATGAGTACGGACACACGACCGGCGGAGGACCTGGCCCCGACCCGGCTGGACGACATCGGGGAACAGGAGTTCTCGGGCCTGGCCGAGCGGCACCGGCGGGAGCTCCACGTGCACTGCTACCGGATGCTCGGGTCGTTCGAGGACGCCGAGGACACCGTTCAGGAGACGTTCCTGCGCGCCTGGCGCCGCCGGGAGACCTTCGAGGGCCGCTCGACGTTCCGGGCCTGGCTGTACCGGATCGCCACCAACGCCTGCCTCGACCTGCTCGCCAAGTGCCGCCCGGAACCGGCGACCGGCGGCGAGGTGCCGTGGCTGCAGCCCTACCCGGACCGTCTGCTCGACGAACTGTTCGCCGACGACGCCGACGAGCCGGAGGCGGTCGCCGTGGCACGGGAGACGATCGAACTGGCGTATCTGGTCGCGGTCCAGCACCTCGCGCCCCGCCCCCGGGCCGTACTGATCCTGCGGGACGTCCTCGGCTGGCCGGCGAAGGAGGTCGCGGAGTTCCTCGGCGACTCGGTGAACTCCGTCAACAGCGCCCTGCAGCGCGCCCGCGCGCGCCTGCGCGAGCACCTGCCCGCCGAGCGCCAGGACTGGACCGGCGACGAGGAGGACGCCGCGACCCGCGACCTCGTACGCCGCTTCACCGAGGCCAGCGTCGCCACGGACATCCCGGCGCTCACCGCGATGCTCCGGGACGACGTCCGGTTCGCGATGCCGCCCACGCAGGGTCTGACCGTCGGCCGTGACACGGTCGTGGCCGGCTGGATCGAGGACGGCTACGAGGGCATGAAGGGCCTGCGCCCCGTCCCCACCGCCGTGAACCGCCAGCCCGCCGTCGCCTACTACCTGTGGCAGGGACAGGAGGGCGCGTACCTGCCGCTGACGATCGACGTCCTGCGCATCACGGGCGGCGCGATCACCGAGATCACCACCTTCGACAGCGACCAGTTCCCCCACCTCGGCCTCCCGGCCCGCCTCGCGGCCGATGGCACGGAGCGGAGGTAG